The following proteins come from a genomic window of Rhodothermales bacterium:
- the aroC gene encoding chorismate synthase produces MIRYLTAGESHGQALIGIVEGVPAGLELTAEYVNKHLARRWLGFGRGGRAKFEVDQVHIYSGVRFSKTMGSPIALRLDNAAWEKDRSGWPEVMSVSGDGEGIEPITLPRPGHADLTGAQKYGFDDIRPVIDRSSARETAMRVACCTVARRFLAECGIFIGSHVIRIGEVGYDDGAWTDRVAEIMEGGNAERLNEVADASEVRMLDDALARRCVEHITEVKKEGDSLGGIYEVVVTGVPPGLGSYVQWDRRLDGQLAQAIMSIQAQKAVEIGDGVAAASARGSAVHDPIEAETSSPGAAPTAFPRTQNRAGGIEGGMSNGMPIVVRGYMKPIPTLIKPLPTADLRTGVAQPTRYERSDVTSVPAASTVAEATVALVIANALLEKFGGDSMAELLGRL; encoded by the coding sequence GTGATCCGGTATTTGACCGCGGGCGAGTCGCACGGCCAGGCCCTCATTGGCATCGTTGAGGGCGTCCCTGCGGGCCTCGAGCTCACGGCCGAGTACGTGAACAAGCACCTGGCTCGGCGGTGGTTGGGCTTCGGCCGGGGAGGCCGCGCGAAGTTCGAGGTGGACCAGGTCCACATTTACAGCGGCGTTCGCTTCTCCAAGACCATGGGCAGCCCCATCGCCCTGCGCCTGGACAACGCCGCGTGGGAAAAAGACCGCTCCGGGTGGCCGGAGGTGATGTCGGTTTCGGGCGACGGCGAGGGCATTGAGCCCATAACGCTCCCCCGCCCGGGTCATGCCGACCTGACTGGCGCCCAGAAGTACGGCTTCGACGACATCCGCCCGGTCATTGACCGCTCCAGTGCGCGCGAAACCGCCATGCGCGTGGCCTGCTGTACGGTGGCCCGGCGCTTCCTGGCCGAGTGCGGGATTTTTATTGGCAGCCACGTCATCCGGATTGGTGAGGTGGGATACGACGACGGCGCCTGGACGGACCGGGTCGCCGAAATCATGGAAGGGGGGAACGCGGAACGGCTGAACGAGGTGGCCGATGCGAGCGAAGTCCGCATGCTGGACGATGCCTTGGCCCGCCGCTGCGTCGAGCACATCACCGAAGTCAAGAAAGAAGGCGATTCGCTCGGCGGTATTTACGAAGTCGTGGTGACCGGCGTCCCGCCGGGACTCGGTTCCTACGTCCAGTGGGACCGCCGATTGGACGGGCAACTGGCGCAGGCCATCATGTCCATCCAGGCCCAGAAGGCCGTTGAAATCGGGGACGGCGTCGCGGCCGCTTCAGCCCGCGGATCCGCCGTGCATGACCCGATTGAGGCCGAGACATCCTCTCCAGGCGCGGCTCCCACCGCTTTTCCCCGTACACAGAACCGCGCCGGAGGCATTGAAGGCGGCATGTCGAACGGCATGCCCATCGTTGTGCGGGGCTACATGAAGCCCATCCCGACGCTCATCAAACCCCTCCCGACGGCCGACCTCCGGACCGGCGTTGCCCAGCCTACACGCTACGAGCGCAGCGACGTGACCAGCGTACCCGCCGCCTCCACCGTCGCCGAAGCCACCGTCGCCTTGGTCATTGCCAACGCCCTCCTGGAGAAGTTCGGCGGCGACTCCATGGCCGAGTTGTTGGGTCGGTTGTAG
- a CDS encoding trypsin-like peptidase domain-containing protein: MTDQRIRTLTWIGLLAVGLMAGILFTLWLGPEGSAFERPQSVERVQLGAAPPSGYITVPESEVPTEYLDALSLNEVFKDVSARVTPTVVFVQVLSDGPQGILQRLGGGGEGRRGPTQSAGSGVIISDEGYVVTNFHVVEDASEIWVTLQDKRQFPARVVGTDPTTDLAVLEISGENLPVIALGDANAVSVGEWVLAVGNPFRLTSTVTAGIVSALGRQVNVINDQLGIESFIQTDAAINPGNSGGAVVNLRGELVGIATAIATETGSYEGYGFAVPVDLMERVVRDLILYGEVRRGYLGVTILPVTAAEARQFGLPTVQGVWLQNVQRGLAGAEAGLRDNDILLRIEGKEVYEPNELQSMIALYSPGDRIEVVVWRAGQEETFDVVLKGRDDPAYDSWLTGMDQRRQQQQQRRSIPPPNSEIQEFNAWGVGLASLDVRTREQFGVAHGVFIAFVTNGGAFEAAGLSRGMIITHIDDTQIFNVETAAAALDAAAQRRDDDPDAEPALVQVRREDGAVLFFEVEL; this comes from the coding sequence ATGACTGATCAACGCATACGTACGCTGACCTGGATAGGGCTCCTGGCTGTCGGTCTCATGGCTGGCATCCTGTTCACCTTGTGGCTCGGGCCGGAGGGCTCGGCGTTCGAGCGCCCGCAGTCTGTGGAGCGGGTCCAACTCGGGGCTGCACCGCCCTCGGGCTACATTACCGTCCCGGAAAGCGAAGTCCCCACCGAATACCTGGACGCGCTGTCCCTGAACGAGGTGTTCAAGGATGTATCGGCCCGCGTCACGCCCACCGTCGTCTTCGTTCAAGTGCTGTCCGATGGCCCGCAGGGGATCCTGCAGCGGCTCGGCGGTGGCGGGGAAGGACGCCGTGGGCCCACGCAGAGTGCGGGCAGCGGCGTCATCATTTCCGACGAAGGATACGTGGTCACGAATTTCCACGTCGTGGAGGATGCCTCTGAAATCTGGGTCACGCTGCAGGACAAGCGGCAGTTTCCAGCGCGCGTAGTGGGCACCGATCCCACTACCGACCTGGCCGTTCTCGAGATTTCCGGTGAGAACCTGCCCGTGATTGCGCTTGGGGATGCAAACGCCGTATCGGTCGGCGAATGGGTGCTGGCCGTCGGCAATCCGTTCCGGCTGACCTCCACGGTTACGGCGGGCATCGTATCGGCCCTCGGACGCCAGGTGAATGTCATCAACGACCAGTTGGGCATTGAATCCTTTATTCAGACGGATGCGGCCATCAATCCCGGTAATTCAGGCGGCGCGGTGGTAAACCTGCGCGGGGAACTGGTGGGTATTGCCACCGCCATTGCCACCGAGACGGGGTCCTACGAGGGCTACGGATTCGCCGTGCCGGTGGACCTCATGGAGCGTGTGGTGCGCGACCTCATCCTGTATGGCGAAGTGCGCCGTGGTTATCTGGGCGTGACCATCCTGCCGGTGACCGCCGCCGAAGCACGACAATTCGGATTGCCGACCGTGCAAGGCGTGTGGCTGCAGAACGTGCAGCGGGGCCTGGCGGGCGCCGAGGCGGGCCTGCGCGACAACGACATCCTTCTGCGCATTGAAGGCAAGGAAGTCTACGAACCCAACGAACTGCAGAGCATGATCGCGCTCTATTCGCCGGGTGACCGGATAGAGGTCGTGGTCTGGCGCGCCGGCCAGGAAGAAACGTTTGACGTGGTGCTGAAGGGCCGGGACGATCCGGCCTACGATTCCTGGCTGACGGGCATGGACCAACGCCGTCAGCAGCAACAGCAGCGCCGCAGCATTCCGCCGCCCAACTCCGAAATCCAGGAATTCAACGCGTGGGGCGTCGGTCTGGCATCGCTGGACGTGCGCACGCGTGAACAATTCGGCGTGGCCCATGGCGTATTCATCGCGTTCGTCACGAACGGCGGGGCCTTCGAGGCGGCCGGACTGTCTCGCGGCATGATCATCACCCATATCGACGACACCCAGATTTTCAATGTCGAGACGGCTGCTGCCGCACTCGATGCGGCCGCCCAGCGCCGCGACGATGATCCCGATGCTGAACCGGCGCTCGTCCAGGTCCGGCGGGAGGATGGCGCTGTCCTGTTTTTCGAGGTAGAACTGTGA
- a CDS encoding lysophospholipid acyltransferase family protein: MIEAKGVVRTWGLRLWRGGRFGVLLVAYAAWMSWAGRGLERPARVRRLARLQREGSRRLCRAAGYRIEVVGDVVVPEDARVLVIANHIGVLDPFIVASVFPVAWVAKSEIATWPVFGWVARCVGILFAHREQRMRTGELVDGIRERMDDGVPVAVFPEGTTSNGHALLPFKTGGFAALTDGVAESAPAGLVVPAYFHAIEVDGRPATVESREWATWSSPEGMWANLHRMLPHRVSFRMRIGAPVPAAGHTRKSLADASQAAMQALFEAERVELAPHPAKRIV; the protein is encoded by the coding sequence ATGATTGAGGCAAAGGGGGTGGTTCGGACGTGGGGGTTGCGCCTGTGGCGGGGCGGACGGTTCGGGGTCCTGCTCGTGGCCTATGCCGCGTGGATGTCCTGGGCCGGCCGCGGTTTGGAGCGGCCCGCGCGGGTGCGCCGCCTGGCGCGGTTGCAGCGGGAAGGCAGTCGGCGGTTGTGCCGCGCCGCCGGATACCGCATTGAAGTAGTGGGTGATGTGGTGGTGCCCGAGGATGCGCGTGTGCTGGTCATTGCGAATCACATTGGCGTGCTCGATCCGTTCATCGTGGCCAGTGTGTTTCCCGTGGCCTGGGTGGCGAAATCCGAAATCGCCACGTGGCCGGTGTTCGGCTGGGTGGCGCGGTGCGTGGGCATCCTGTTCGCGCACCGGGAGCAGCGCATGCGGACCGGGGAGCTCGTGGACGGCATACGGGAGCGGATGGACGATGGGGTGCCCGTAGCCGTGTTTCCGGAGGGGACGACCTCGAACGGGCACGCGCTGTTGCCCTTCAAGACGGGCGGTTTTGCGGCGCTGACCGACGGGGTGGCAGAGTCCGCCCCTGCGGGACTGGTCGTGCCGGCCTATTTCCACGCCATTGAGGTGGACGGACGCCCCGCGACCGTAGAATCGCGCGAATGGGCCACCTGGTCGTCGCCCGAGGGCATGTGGGCCAATCTGCACAGGATGCTTCCGCACCGCGTATCGTTCCGGATGCGCATTGGCGCGCCGGTCCCCGCCGCCGGCCACACCCGCAAATCGCTCGCCGATGCCTCGCAGGCCGCCATGCAGGCATTGTTTGAAGCCGAGCGGGTGGAATTGGCACCCCATCCGGCGAAACGAATAGTGTGA